The Notamacropus eugenii isolate mMacEug1 chromosome Y, mMacEug1.pri_v2, whole genome shotgun sequence genome includes a window with the following:
- the LOC140516772 gene encoding olfactory receptor 5D14-like → MTNTDSNQSVVTTFILLGFTDYPELKVFLFLVFLAMYIITVIGNLGVILIIRVNPKFHTPMYYFLSHLSFVDFCYSSIVTPKLLENLVIKDKSIFYSSCMLQYFLSCTAVVTESFLLAVMAYDRFVAICNPLLYTVAMSQRLCALLVAGSYLWGMFGPFVLLCFALQLTFSGYKIINHFFCEYTALISVSSSNVPHLLLFGFATFSEVSTLIIILASYTFIFGTVIRMKSASGRRKAFSTCASHLTAITIFHGTILSLYCVPNSKNSRHTVKVASVFYTVVNPMLNPLIYSLRNKDVKQAFRKLIYRNAFSH, encoded by the coding sequence ATGACGAACACTGACAGCAATCAGAGTGTTGTGACCACATTTATACTCTTAGGATTCACAGATTATCCAGAGCTCAAAGTATTCCTTTTCCTGGTGTTCCTGGCCATGTATATCATCACAGTCATAGGGAATCTTGGCGTGATCTTAATCATCAGAGTAAATCCCAAATTTCATACTCCCATGTACTATTTTCTTAGCCATTTGTCCTTTGTAGATTTCTGTTACTCTTCCATTGTCACACCCAAGCTTTTGGAGAATTTAGTTATAAAGGATAAAAGCATCTTTTACTCCAGTTGCATGCTACAATATTTCTTGTCTTGTACTGCAGTGGTTACGGAGTCCTTCCTACTTGCTGTGATGGCCTATGATCGCTTTGTGGCCATTTGCAATCCCCTGCTCTACACAGTTGCCATGTCTCAGAGACTTTGTGCCCTGCTGGTGGCTGGATCCTATCTCTGGGGCATGTTTGGTCCCTTTGTACTCCTATGCTTTGCCCTACAATTAACTTTCTCTGGCTACAAAATCATCAACCACTTTTTCTGTGAATATACTGctcttatttctgtttcttcctcaaaTGTCCCACACTTACTGCTTTTTGGTTTTGCTACATTCAGTGAGGTGAGTACCCTGATCATCATCCTTGCCTCTTACACTTTTATTTTTGGCACTGTAATAAGGATGAAATCAGCCAGTGGGAGGCGTAAAGCCTTCTCCACTTGTGCCTCCCACCTGACAGCCATCACCATTTTCCATGGAACCATCCTTTCCTTGTACTGTGTTCCCAATTCCAAAAACTCAAGGCATACAGTCAAAGTGGCCTCTGTCTTTTATACGGTAGTGAACCCCATGTTGAATCCCCTAATTTACAGTTTGAGGAACAAAGATGTGAAGCAGGCCTTCAGGAAACTGATATACAGAAATGCTTTTTCTCATTGA